A window from Mus caroli chromosome 2, CAROLI_EIJ_v1.1, whole genome shotgun sequence encodes these proteins:
- the Fut7 gene encoding alpha-(1,3)-fucosyltransferase 7 isoform X1 encodes MPPPCPPACLSTPGTHRLLPFPDWKAPSWESRKEATCNSSSPEPWAEPTVQGYHPARRLRAWGGLAGGATFMIIWLFWLRGSAPGSAPVSQSTLTILIWHWPFTNRPPELPGDTCTRYGMASCLLSANRSLIASADAVVFHHRELQTRRSRLPLDQRPHGQPWVWASMESPSNTHGLHRFRGIFNWVLSYRRDSDIFVPYGRLEPLSGTTSPLPAKSRMAAWVISNFQERQQRAKLYRQLAPHLQVDVFGRASRRPLCANCLLPTLARYRFYLAFENSQHRDYITEKFWRNALAAGAVPVALGPPRATYEAFVPPDAFVHVDDFSSARELAVFLVSMNESRYRGFFAWRDRLRVRLLGDWRERFCTICARYPYLPRSQVYEDLESWFQA; translated from the exons ATGCCACCCCCCTGCCCACCAGCCTGCCTGTCCACGCCAGGGACACACAGACTCCTTCCCTTTCCAGACTGGAAAGCCCCCTCCtgggagagcaggaaggaagcaACCTGCAACTCTTCCAGCCCTGAACCTTGGGCTGAGCCTACAGTTCAAG GGTACCACCCCGCCCGGAGGCTGCGGGCCTGGGGCGGCCTGGCTGGAGGTGCAACGTTCATGATAATCTGGCTTTTCTGGCTGCGGGGATCAGCTCCTGGAAGTGCCCCAGTGTCTCAGTCCACACTCACCATCCTTATCTGGCACTGGCCTTTCACCAACCGGCCACCAGAGCTACCTGGTGACACCTGCACTCGCTATGGCATGGCcagctgccttctgagtgctaacCGGAGCCTGATAGCCAGTGCTGATGCTGTGGTCTTCCACCACCGTGAGCTGCAAACCCGGCGATCTCGCCTGCCCCTGGACCAGAGGCCACACGGACAGCCTTGGGTCTGGGCCTCCATGGAATCGCCCAGTAATACCCATGGTCTCCATCGCTTCCGGGGCATCTTCAACTGGGTGCTGAGCTATCGGCGTGATTCAGATATCTTTGTACCCTACGGTCGCTTGGAGCCTCTCTCTGGGACCACCTCCCCACTACCGGCCAAAAGCAGGATGGCTGCCTGGGTGATCAGCAATTTCCAGGAGCGGCAGCAGCGTGCAAAGTTGTACCGGCAGCTGGCCCCTCATCTGCAAGTGGATGTGTTCGGTCGTGCCAGCAGACGGCCCCTGTGCGCTAATTGTCTGCTGCCCACTTTGGCCCGGTACCGCTTCTACCTGGCCTTTGAGAACTCACAGCATCGGGACTACATCACTGAGAAGTTCTGGCGCAATGCCCTGGCGGCTGGTGCTGTACCCGTGGCGCTGGGACCTCCTCGGGCCACCTACGAGGCTTTTGTGCCACCAGATGCCTTTGTACACGTGGATGACTTCAGCTCTGCCCGTGAACTGGCTGTCTTCCTCGTCAGCATGAATGAGAGTCGTTATCGTGGCTTCTTTGCTTGGCGAGACAGGCTCCGTGTGCGGCTCCTGGGTGACTGGAGGGAGCGCTTCTGCACCATCTGTGCCCGCTACCCTTACTTGCCCCGCAGCCAGGTCTATGAAGACCTTGAAAGCTGGTTCCAGGCTTGA
- the Fut7 gene encoding alpha-(1,3)-fucosyltransferase 7 isoform X2 → MNCIGYHPARRLRAWGGLAGGATFMIIWLFWLRGSAPGSAPVSQSTLTILIWHWPFTNRPPELPGDTCTRYGMASCLLSANRSLIASADAVVFHHRELQTRRSRLPLDQRPHGQPWVWASMESPSNTHGLHRFRGIFNWVLSYRRDSDIFVPYGRLEPLSGTTSPLPAKSRMAAWVISNFQERQQRAKLYRQLAPHLQVDVFGRASRRPLCANCLLPTLARYRFYLAFENSQHRDYITEKFWRNALAAGAVPVALGPPRATYEAFVPPDAFVHVDDFSSARELAVFLVSMNESRYRGFFAWRDRLRVRLLGDWRERFCTICARYPYLPRSQVYEDLESWFQA, encoded by the exons ATGAATTGTATTG GGTACCACCCCGCCCGGAGGCTGCGGGCCTGGGGCGGCCTGGCTGGAGGTGCAACGTTCATGATAATCTGGCTTTTCTGGCTGCGGGGATCAGCTCCTGGAAGTGCCCCAGTGTCTCAGTCCACACTCACCATCCTTATCTGGCACTGGCCTTTCACCAACCGGCCACCAGAGCTACCTGGTGACACCTGCACTCGCTATGGCATGGCcagctgccttctgagtgctaacCGGAGCCTGATAGCCAGTGCTGATGCTGTGGTCTTCCACCACCGTGAGCTGCAAACCCGGCGATCTCGCCTGCCCCTGGACCAGAGGCCACACGGACAGCCTTGGGTCTGGGCCTCCATGGAATCGCCCAGTAATACCCATGGTCTCCATCGCTTCCGGGGCATCTTCAACTGGGTGCTGAGCTATCGGCGTGATTCAGATATCTTTGTACCCTACGGTCGCTTGGAGCCTCTCTCTGGGACCACCTCCCCACTACCGGCCAAAAGCAGGATGGCTGCCTGGGTGATCAGCAATTTCCAGGAGCGGCAGCAGCGTGCAAAGTTGTACCGGCAGCTGGCCCCTCATCTGCAAGTGGATGTGTTCGGTCGTGCCAGCAGACGGCCCCTGTGCGCTAATTGTCTGCTGCCCACTTTGGCCCGGTACCGCTTCTACCTGGCCTTTGAGAACTCACAGCATCGGGACTACATCACTGAGAAGTTCTGGCGCAATGCCCTGGCGGCTGGTGCTGTACCCGTGGCGCTGGGACCTCCTCGGGCCACCTACGAGGCTTTTGTGCCACCAGATGCCTTTGTACACGTGGATGACTTCAGCTCTGCCCGTGAACTGGCTGTCTTCCTCGTCAGCATGAATGAGAGTCGTTATCGTGGCTTCTTTGCTTGGCGAGACAGGCTCCGTGTGCGGCTCCTGGGTGACTGGAGGGAGCGCTTCTGCACCATCTGTGCCCGCTACCCTTACTTGCCCCGCAGCCAGGTCTATGAAGACCTTGAAAGCTGGTTCCAGGCTTGA